One region of Sulfuriroseicoccus oceanibius genomic DNA includes:
- a CDS encoding DUF2092 domain-containing protein: MFSLISPRHLVCIAGCAALVSVGASCSSLRGGAVIQPEADQALRAMSTTVGGAPTMVFEATRSSDPELQQAAGFDQSAKVTVYVQRPDHVRVQSVSQEGGRDLYFNGKTVTTVDHGAKTFRVERAPATINQFVDDYTKGWAAYPPLADLVVSAPYSRIAKSKGRISLLKDETVNGVECRHVFCEGDAVDWDVWIGKGDYLPRRFDVAYGNLKGAPMTEGDLGNWQLAVAIDDAVFTPVIPAGYQPAGR, translated from the coding sequence ATGTTTTCTCTAATCTCTCCTCGTCATTTGGTGTGCATCGCTGGATGTGCGGCATTGGTATCTGTTGGTGCGAGTTGTTCTTCGCTGCGTGGTGGGGCGGTGATCCAGCCCGAGGCTGATCAGGCCCTGCGTGCGATGTCGACGACTGTGGGCGGGGCACCGACGATGGTTTTCGAAGCCACCCGTTCGTCAGATCCCGAGCTGCAGCAGGCGGCGGGATTCGATCAGTCGGCGAAGGTGACGGTTTACGTGCAGCGGCCCGATCACGTACGCGTGCAGTCTGTAAGTCAGGAGGGAGGGCGTGATCTTTATTTCAATGGGAAGACAGTGACCACGGTTGACCACGGAGCCAAGACGTTCCGGGTCGAGCGGGCGCCGGCTACGATCAATCAGTTTGTGGATGATTACACCAAGGGTTGGGCTGCATACCCGCCGCTGGCCGACCTCGTTGTGAGTGCTCCGTACAGTCGGATTGCCAAGTCCAAGGGGCGGATCAGCTTGCTCAAGGATGAGACCGTCAATGGGGTGGAGTGCCGGCATGTGTTCTGTGAGGGCGACGCGGTGGATTGGGACGTGTGGATTGGAAAAGGGGATTATCTGCCGCGTCGGTTTGATGTGGCGTATGGCAACCTGAAGGGCGCTCCGATGACTGAAGGCGATCTGGGGAACTGGCAGCTCGCCGTGGCGATCGATGATGCGGTTTTCACTCCGGTGATCCCTGCCGGCTATCAACCTGCCGGACGCTGA
- a CDS encoding DUF481 domain-containing protein: MTRSILLSATTCLFGGIVSVAPALAEVPVTQVKKPAPLEITAAGSLSASSGNSDSFTSGLQGMATWLGDSHELVLGADYLYGENSEETTTDTIRAFGNFRWTVSDRMYVGARAGYLHDPLADLEYRTQVLPKVGYDVIKNDRVTLSLEGGLGYLWEDKGGVSDHYVAGLLGQRFKYQLTDRTQFWQSAGFVPEFGDFSNYQLEAEAGLTTRLSDFWALRFSGRGAYDNTPAAGAETTDLVLMTAVEYAIGGFQQKPSPKKRRTLFKAAGGSSAPKMGWDSSAGAGVTVSDGNAETVTLTGGYDVAFRSASNEWFFDIDASYSKDEVSTTLQKTAAEINYKWLFGPRWYAGANFGFLHDDLAGVAYRMTPSALAGAYLLKNDAMTFSLDGGPGYTFESVDDDPEGYVSVFVGQRFTWELIEGVTLKQSLSAVGNPSDVSDYHLDGSARLDVRLIGNLMLRSGVTWTYINEPTRDRKKSDVLVTGGFAYRF, from the coding sequence ATGACCCGATCGATTCTTCTCTCTGCGACTACGTGTTTGTTTGGCGGCATAGTGAGCGTGGCTCCTGCATTGGCCGAGGTGCCGGTGACGCAGGTGAAGAAACCCGCGCCGCTAGAGATCACCGCCGCCGGCTCGCTCAGCGCGAGTAGCGGCAACAGTGATAGCTTTACCAGCGGGTTACAGGGAATGGCGACTTGGTTGGGTGACAGTCACGAGCTGGTGCTCGGGGCTGATTATCTCTACGGAGAAAATAGCGAAGAGACCACCACCGACACGATTCGCGCGTTTGGTAACTTCCGCTGGACGGTTAGTGACCGGATGTATGTTGGTGCGCGGGCCGGGTACCTGCACGATCCCTTGGCGGATCTGGAGTACCGGACCCAGGTGCTTCCGAAGGTCGGTTACGATGTGATCAAAAACGACCGCGTGACGTTGTCGCTGGAAGGCGGTCTTGGTTACCTTTGGGAAGACAAGGGCGGTGTGTCCGACCATTACGTGGCGGGACTGTTGGGTCAGCGCTTCAAATACCAGCTGACCGATCGTACGCAGTTTTGGCAGTCGGCGGGGTTTGTGCCGGAGTTCGGTGACTTTTCCAACTACCAGCTTGAGGCGGAGGCTGGGCTGACGACGCGGTTGAGTGATTTCTGGGCGTTGCGTTTTTCCGGACGGGGAGCGTATGACAACACACCTGCGGCGGGGGCGGAAACGACGGATCTGGTGCTGATGACGGCAGTAGAGTATGCGATTGGAGGGTTCCAACAAAAGCCGTCACCTAAGAAGCGTCGCACTTTATTCAAGGCGGCTGGCGGATCGTCTGCGCCGAAAATGGGTTGGGATAGTTCGGCGGGAGCCGGGGTGACGGTGAGCGATGGCAATGCGGAGACCGTGACGCTCACTGGTGGCTACGACGTGGCGTTCCGCTCGGCGAGCAACGAGTGGTTCTTTGATATCGATGCCAGCTACAGCAAAGATGAAGTCAGTACGACGTTGCAGAAGACTGCTGCCGAAATCAATTACAAGTGGTTGTTCGGGCCTCGGTGGTATGCCGGTGCCAATTTCGGGTTCCTGCACGATGACCTGGCTGGTGTGGCCTATCGCATGACTCCGTCCGCGCTGGCTGGTGCGTATTTGCTGAAGAACGATGCCATGACCTTCAGTCTGGATGGCGGCCCCGGTTATACATTTGAGTCGGTGGACGACGACCCGGAAGGGTATGTTTCGGTCTTTGTTGGTCAGCGGTTCACGTGGGAGTTGATCGAGGGGGTGACCTTGAAGCAGTCGCTCTCCGCGGTGGGTAATCCGTCGGATGTCAGCGATTATCATCTCGATGGTTCCGCGCGATTGGATGTGCGGTTGATCGGGAATCTGATGCTGCGCTCCGGAGTGACGTGGACGTACATCAACGAGCCTACGCGCGATCGGAAGAAGAGCGATGTGCTCGTTACCGGTGGGTTTGCGTATCGGTTCTGA
- a CDS encoding ADP-ribosylglycohydrolase family protein, with protein sequence MRPHHERLALAYEVLEGLSVGDAVGEALSYRYYDSRRLSGFQDIAAGTVRFTDDTEMAIALCESLSLLKSVDESALAWAFASRFKRDPDRGYGKMARRILEEIGVGSPWEKVSKHAFGSGSYGNGAAMRVAPLGAYFADDLADVVRQSTRSARVTHYHPEGIAGAVAVAVATAAGIRARGMTSTQAAELMWDSVLEHTPESRVRRMLEVARDLDEVPPEVAARELGNGAEVSAQDTVPFCVWNATRCLADYEEAILSAIEVGGDCDTNCAIIGGMVTAYAGRERIPGRWLEVREELPRKT encoded by the coding sequence ATGCGTCCGCATCACGAAAGGCTGGCACTTGCCTATGAAGTTTTGGAGGGACTCTCGGTGGGAGATGCCGTGGGGGAGGCGTTGAGTTATCGCTACTACGACAGCCGGCGGCTGAGTGGGTTTCAAGACATCGCGGCTGGAACCGTGAGGTTCACTGATGACACGGAGATGGCGATCGCGTTGTGTGAGTCGTTGTCGTTGCTCAAGAGTGTGGATGAAAGCGCGCTGGCGTGGGCTTTTGCTTCCCGGTTCAAGAGGGATCCGGACCGCGGCTATGGCAAGATGGCGCGGCGGATTTTGGAGGAGATCGGTGTGGGTTCACCGTGGGAGAAGGTGTCTAAACATGCGTTTGGTAGCGGTTCGTACGGGAATGGGGCTGCGATGCGTGTGGCTCCATTGGGGGCGTATTTTGCGGACGATTTGGCCGATGTGGTGCGGCAGTCGACGCGGTCGGCCCGGGTGACGCATTATCATCCGGAAGGAATCGCGGGGGCGGTCGCCGTGGCGGTGGCAACCGCAGCAGGTATTCGGGCGAGGGGAATGACTTCCACTCAGGCAGCGGAATTGATGTGGGACTCGGTGCTGGAGCACACTCCGGAGAGCCGTGTGCGAAGGATGCTGGAGGTGGCGCGGGATTTGGATGAGGTTCCTCCGGAGGTCGCTGCCCGTGAGTTGGGCAATGGAGCGGAGGTCTCCGCGCAGGATACGGTGCCGTTTTGCGTTTGGAATGCGACGCGCTGCCTGGCTGACTACGAGGAAGCGATTTTGAGCGCGATCGAGGTGGGCGGGGATTGTGACACCAACTGCGCGATCATTGGTGGAATGGTGACGGCTTACGCGGGGCGGGAGAGGATTCCCGGGCGTTGGCTCGAGGTAAGGGAAGAGCTACCGAGGAAGACGTGA
- a CDS encoding glycerophosphodiester phosphodiesterase, protein MMMRILGALGLAGVSLSVASPLVVAHRGASAEAPENTLPAFELAWQQGAGAVEGDFRMTSDGVVVCIHDADTQRVTGRKLVVKDSTWEQLQQLEIVGPVAPDDRPVGIPSARQVFATVPVGKRVVVEIKCGPEIVPALMGDLEAAGLADDQVVVIAFDAEVVAAVKRAAPVITAHWLLRFERNWLGRSKPSVKSVLATLKEIGADGCSAKSAGLKESIVREVRQAGYQFHVWTEDDPARAQQLAEWGVQSITTNVPATMVGALADGEAARLDH, encoded by the coding sequence ATGATGATGAGAATCTTGGGGGCATTGGGGCTGGCAGGAGTATCGCTGTCGGTGGCGAGTCCGCTGGTGGTGGCGCATCGAGGTGCGAGCGCGGAGGCGCCGGAGAATACGTTGCCCGCATTCGAGCTGGCGTGGCAGCAGGGGGCGGGGGCGGTTGAAGGGGATTTCCGAATGACCAGTGACGGCGTGGTGGTGTGCATTCACGATGCGGACACTCAGCGGGTGACAGGGCGCAAGCTGGTGGTGAAGGATTCCACTTGGGAGCAGTTGCAGCAGCTGGAAATCGTGGGGCCGGTGGCTCCGGATGATCGCCCGGTGGGGATTCCCTCGGCACGTCAGGTTTTTGCCACCGTGCCTGTGGGCAAGCGCGTGGTGGTCGAGATCAAATGCGGGCCGGAGATTGTGCCGGCGTTGATGGGCGATTTGGAAGCCGCCGGGCTGGCGGACGACCAGGTCGTGGTGATTGCGTTTGATGCCGAGGTGGTGGCGGCGGTGAAGCGTGCAGCGCCCGTAATCACAGCGCACTGGTTGTTAAGATTCGAGCGGAACTGGCTCGGGAGATCCAAGCCGTCGGTGAAGTCCGTGCTGGCCACGTTGAAGGAAATTGGAGCGGACGGCTGCAGCGCGAAATCCGCGGGACTCAAGGAGTCGATTGTGCGCGAGGTGCGGCAGGCTGGTTATCAGTTCCACGTCTGGACCGAGGACGATCCCGCGCGCGCCCAGCAACTGGCGGAGTGGGGCGTGCAATCGATCACGACCAATGTGCCGGCGACGATGGTCGGAGCGTTGGCGGATGGTGAGGCAGCACGCCTGGATCATTAG
- the folP gene encoding dihydropteroate synthase, which translates to MSVPSLLIPHSDRKLTFERPLVMGILNVTDDSFCNDGTLDPEEAVRRARRMVADGAGIIDVGAESARTNREPITVEEEIVRLRGFLVRWQEVAAAMGVDERPLVAINTWRPDVVEAINDLDWDLLNDIGGLEDDANARLCAAGGRALLIMHTTAAPKVAQTHRAYDDVMAALDAFFAARIESAVAAGVPRGALVLDPGIDFAKQREDNLTLLKRFGELTAKFAYPWLLPVSRKSVIGRVLDLPDATTRDAGTIALIEAGIAGGAAIFRMHNVPAGCQAVATLCAVRDFR; encoded by the coding sequence ATGTCTGTTCCCTCTTTGCTCATTCCGCACAGCGACCGTAAGCTCACGTTTGAGCGGCCGTTGGTGATGGGGATATTGAATGTCACCGACGATTCGTTCTGCAACGACGGGACGCTCGACCCCGAGGAGGCTGTGCGTCGGGCCCGGCGGATGGTGGCTGATGGAGCGGGGATTATCGATGTCGGTGCGGAGTCTGCCCGGACCAACCGCGAGCCCATCACGGTGGAGGAGGAGATCGTGCGGCTGCGCGGGTTCCTCGTGCGGTGGCAAGAGGTTGCCGCTGCCATGGGTGTCGACGAGCGTCCGCTGGTGGCGATCAACACCTGGCGTCCAGACGTGGTTGAGGCGATCAACGATCTCGACTGGGATTTGCTCAACGATATCGGTGGGCTGGAAGACGATGCCAATGCGCGGCTTTGCGCAGCCGGCGGGCGGGCGTTGCTCATCATGCACACCACTGCGGCGCCGAAAGTGGCCCAAACCCATCGAGCGTACGACGATGTGATGGCAGCGCTGGATGCGTTCTTTGCCGCGCGCATTGAGTCGGCGGTCGCGGCAGGAGTGCCGCGCGGTGCTCTCGTGCTCGACCCTGGGATCGATTTCGCCAAGCAGCGAGAGGACAACCTGACACTGCTCAAGCGCTTCGGCGAACTCACGGCAAAGTTCGCCTATCCGTGGCTGCTGCCGGTGTCACGCAAGTCGGTCATCGGTCGTGTGCTCGACCTGCCGGACGCTACGACCCGCGACGCTGGAACGATCGCGCTAATCGAAGCGGGGATCGCCGGTGGTGCCGCGATTTTCCGAATGCACAACGTGCCCGCCGGGTGCCAGGCCGTCGCCACCCTCTGCGCGGTGCGGGATTTCCGGTGA
- a CDS encoding histidinol-phosphatase: MMQLTDYHTHNTLCHHAEGTPTDYALAAVERGLAEYGASDHNPSPTIHDDWRMEMDKLDLYIESVRAAADAVAKVAPAEFKVKLGMECDFLVGEEPWLDQLAAYADWDYLIGSVHYIDREWAIDDPRLASRISANGTEETWQRYWDCYVAMIRSKRFDILGHPDLVKKFGDVPGGDLDRFFVPVIEAMVEADVCFEINTAGWHKECAEQYPHQRFLELAGEAGLPIVISSDAHAPSEIGRDFERALELAKRSGIRHLARFTKRERSLIEIA; this comes from the coding sequence ATGATGCAGCTCACCGACTACCACACGCACAACACCCTGTGCCATCACGCCGAAGGTACGCCAACCGATTACGCATTGGCGGCGGTGGAGAGAGGGCTGGCGGAATACGGAGCTTCCGACCACAACCCGTCGCCGACGATCCACGATGACTGGCGTATGGAGATGGACAAACTCGACCTTTATATCGAGTCGGTTCGGGCGGCTGCGGATGCTGTGGCGAAGGTGGCTCCGGCTGAGTTCAAGGTGAAGCTCGGGATGGAATGTGACTTCCTCGTGGGTGAGGAACCGTGGCTCGACCAGCTCGCCGCGTATGCCGACTGGGATTATCTGATAGGCTCCGTGCATTACATCGACCGCGAATGGGCGATCGACGACCCGCGTCTGGCGTCCCGGATTTCCGCCAATGGGACGGAGGAGACGTGGCAGCGGTACTGGGATTGCTATGTGGCAATGATCCGCAGCAAGCGCTTCGACATCCTGGGGCATCCGGATTTGGTGAAAAAGTTCGGCGATGTGCCGGGCGGTGATCTCGATCGGTTCTTCGTTCCGGTGATCGAGGCGATGGTCGAGGCCGATGTCTGTTTTGAGATCAATACGGCGGGTTGGCACAAAGAGTGCGCCGAGCAGTACCCGCACCAGCGGTTTCTCGAGCTCGCGGGTGAGGCCGGGTTGCCGATTGTGATTTCATCAGACGCCCATGCGCCGTCCGAGATCGGTCGCGACTTTGAGCGTGCACTTGAGTTGGCGAAACGTTCGGGGATCCGGCATTTGGCGCGGTTCACCAAACGTGAACGTAGCTTGATTGAAATTGCTTAA
- a CDS encoding phosphate acyltransferase, with amino-acid sequence MTDFAFPKPNRFTSQLFDKLSRHPKRVVFTEGEDIRVIRVAAECVRREVIAPILLGRISEMKRIADEHGVSLSMVRLIEPAESSDFGLFCDRFRRMERYRKIYASEKDASGFMSRPAYFGAMMVQYGQADALVAGNQVAPISVFRPLLQMIKPLATVPAVYSTIVMVDDRESLPKDRILFLSDCGINPEPTAEHLAAMSVETARLCRHLEGRSPRVAMLSYSNKGSAVSTSTRKMEAATALARELARRELVDLSIEGEIQADVALVPAVAANKVPNSVLGGAADVLIFPSLDASHIAYKLLTHFAGLKPYGQIIQGLTRPAAQVSRSASEEQILGTAAAVAVEAIEYRKLYGGDDEV; translated from the coding sequence ATGACAGACTTCGCTTTTCCAAAGCCCAACCGATTCACCTCGCAGTTGTTCGACAAACTGAGCCGGCACCCGAAACGTGTCGTTTTCACCGAGGGCGAGGACATCCGTGTCATCCGCGTAGCTGCCGAATGTGTCCGTCGCGAGGTCATCGCACCCATTTTGCTCGGACGGATCTCCGAGATGAAGCGCATCGCCGATGAACACGGCGTCAGTCTGTCGATGGTCCGTTTGATCGAACCCGCCGAGTCCTCGGACTTCGGGCTTTTCTGCGACCGCTTCCGCCGCATGGAGCGCTACCGCAAAATTTACGCCTCGGAAAAAGACGCGTCCGGCTTCATGTCACGCCCGGCTTACTTCGGCGCCATGATGGTGCAATACGGTCAGGCAGACGCCCTGGTCGCAGGTAACCAGGTGGCTCCCATTTCGGTTTTCCGTCCGCTTTTGCAGATGATCAAACCGCTCGCCACCGTGCCAGCCGTCTACTCCACCATCGTCATGGTCGACGACCGCGAGTCCCTGCCAAAAGACCGCATTCTCTTCCTCTCCGACTGCGGGATCAACCCGGAGCCAACCGCGGAACATCTCGCCGCCATGTCCGTCGAGACCGCACGCCTTTGCCGCCACCTGGAAGGACGCAGCCCGCGCGTCGCCATGCTCAGCTACTCAAACAAAGGCTCCGCAGTCTCCACCAGCACCCGCAAAATGGAGGCTGCCACCGCATTGGCCCGCGAGCTCGCACGACGCGAATTGGTCGACCTTTCCATCGAAGGGGAAATCCAGGCCGATGTCGCATTGGTCCCAGCCGTGGCCGCCAATAAAGTCCCGAACTCCGTCCTCGGTGGCGCTGCCGATGTGCTCATCTTCCCGTCACTCGACGCCTCGCACATCGCCTACAAACTGCTGACACACTTTGCAGGGCTCAAACCCTACGGCCAAATCATCCAAGGCCTCACCCGCCCGGCCGCACAGGTTTCCCGCTCGGCCTCTGAGGAACAAATCCTCGGAACCGCAGCAGCCGTCGCCGTCGAGGCGATCGAATACCGCAAGCTCTATGGCGGTGACGACGAGGTTTGA
- the rnc gene encoding ribonuclease III: MKTLEQQLGYKFRNSLLLGEALTHPSLAYESIKPHFDNQRLEFLGDAVLQLVLTEELYRRFPQFREGRLTKLRARLVSRSGLRVFADRISLGDFVLLGKGEEANGGRQRSSTLADAYEALIGAVYLDSSLDAVREVIVSICRPELDAISDEEDQLMETNPKGELQEVLQSIGNAGPSYVTVAESGPDHDKTFEAEVRWNDMTLGSGKGPSKKIAETDAARSALELRVWESEQASEAAS; this comes from the coding sequence ATGAAGACGCTCGAACAACAACTTGGCTACAAGTTCCGCAACTCTCTCTTGTTAGGAGAGGCTCTAACGCATCCCAGTCTTGCGTATGAGTCGATCAAGCCGCATTTCGACAACCAGCGTCTGGAGTTTTTGGGGGACGCCGTTCTTCAGTTGGTGCTGACAGAGGAGTTGTATCGTCGGTTTCCGCAGTTTCGCGAGGGGCGTTTGACCAAGTTGCGAGCGCGTCTGGTATCGCGTTCCGGATTGCGTGTTTTTGCCGATCGTATTTCCCTCGGTGACTTTGTGTTGTTGGGCAAAGGTGAGGAAGCGAATGGTGGCCGTCAGCGCTCGTCGACTTTGGCGGATGCTTACGAAGCTCTGATTGGAGCGGTCTATCTCGACAGCTCGCTGGATGCGGTGCGCGAGGTGATTGTCAGCATTTGCCGCCCCGAGTTGGATGCGATTTCCGATGAGGAAGACCAATTGATGGAAACCAACCCGAAAGGGGAGCTGCAGGAGGTGCTGCAAAGCATTGGTAACGCGGGGCCTTCCTATGTGACGGTAGCGGAGTCGGGCCCGGATCATGACAAGACCTTCGAAGCCGAAGTGCGTTGGAATGACATGACGCTGGGAAGTGGCAAGGGGCCGAGCAAGAAGATTGCCGAGACCGATGCCGCGAGATCCGCGCTCGAACTGCGCGTGTGGGAGTCGGAACAGGCATCTGAAGCTGCCAGCTAG
- a CDS encoding sensor histidine kinase, with protein sequence MTTLTDTSTETYIPAPSPALGTGEVHAYYESLLKGLTQRVDNYSSLIQGYGSLALMDDNVDPELATNIERMKQAGEETSRLMGRLLTLVNCPRAVRQEVHPNTFFPTLERGIRQLGDSYGTAIAISIAPGLPAINADPSRIWECLAELLRNACEASQGMSDKAVAFDVVQAKDSRGRRLDEVHAIVTNSGADIPEDVIRDVFLPFHSTKSSQAPDHFGLGLPVAAALAQSMGGHIDLMSANSTTKARLRLKTCRPHM encoded by the coding sequence ATGACCACCCTGACCGACACGTCGACTGAAACCTATATCCCTGCCCCCTCTCCGGCCCTGGGGACCGGCGAGGTACACGCCTACTATGAGTCGTTGCTCAAAGGACTGACCCAACGCGTCGACAACTATTCTTCATTGATCCAAGGCTACGGCAGTCTCGCATTGATGGACGACAACGTGGATCCCGAGCTCGCCACGAACATCGAGCGCATGAAGCAGGCCGGCGAGGAAACCTCCCGCCTCATGGGTCGCCTGCTCACCTTGGTCAATTGCCCCAGAGCAGTGCGCCAGGAAGTCCACCCCAATACCTTTTTCCCCACGCTGGAACGCGGCATCCGGCAACTAGGCGACAGCTACGGCACCGCAATCGCCATCTCAATCGCCCCCGGACTTCCGGCAATCAACGCGGACCCGTCCAGAATCTGGGAATGCCTCGCCGAATTGCTCCGCAACGCCTGCGAAGCATCCCAGGGAATGTCCGACAAAGCAGTCGCCTTCGACGTCGTCCAAGCGAAGGACTCGCGTGGGCGCCGCCTCGATGAAGTTCACGCCATCGTAACCAACTCGGGAGCGGACATCCCCGAGGACGTCATCAGAGACGTCTTCCTTCCCTTTCACTCGACCAAATCCTCGCAAGCGCCCGACCATTTCGGGTTGGGCTTGCCGGTTGCTGCAGCCTTGGCTCAAAGCATGGGCGGCCACATCGACTTGATGTCGGCGAACTCGACGACGAAAGCACGGCTCCGCCTGAAAACCTGCAGGCCGCACATGTAA
- the hemL gene encoding glutamate-1-semialdehyde 2,1-aminomutase, with the protein MSQPSTQGPKSADLFTQAKTLIPGGVNSPVRAFRSVGGNPFFVDRAKGSRVWDVDGRELLDYVGTWGPAILGHAPDVVVDAVRTAAANGVSFGIPNPYEVEIAELIRDWVPSVEKVRMVNSGTEATMSAIRLARGYTGRSKVVKFDGCYHGHVDSLLVAAGSGALTQGTPDSAGVPAGFAAETIVVPFNDREALERVFAEQGEDIAALILEPIPANAGLILPDEGFHAFLRELTTKNGTVLIFDEVMTGFRVAKGGVQELVGITPDLTAMGKVIGGGLPVGAFGGRAEIMDCLAPLGPVYQAGTLSGNPLAMAAGLAQLREMERIDGYAHLEKLGARLEAGLRGILADIGRPLTLHRVGSMFCLFFNEKPVRNLQDSMASDGAVFNTFFHSTLADGVYFAPSAYETGFISCAHSEADIDHTLEVVEAGLRKALLS; encoded by the coding sequence ATGTCCCAGCCATCGACCCAAGGCCCGAAGTCCGCTGATTTGTTCACTCAAGCCAAGACCCTGATCCCAGGCGGAGTGAACTCGCCTGTGCGTGCATTCCGCAGCGTGGGAGGGAACCCGTTTTTTGTTGATCGCGCCAAGGGCTCGCGCGTTTGGGATGTGGATGGACGCGAATTGCTCGATTATGTCGGCACTTGGGGGCCTGCCATTCTTGGTCACGCTCCGGATGTTGTCGTCGATGCCGTGCGCACGGCTGCTGCCAATGGTGTGTCGTTCGGGATTCCCAACCCATACGAGGTCGAAATTGCCGAGCTGATCCGCGATTGGGTGCCGTCGGTGGAAAAAGTGCGCATGGTGAATTCGGGCACCGAAGCTACGATGTCGGCTATTCGCTTGGCCCGAGGCTACACCGGACGTTCGAAGGTGGTGAAGTTCGACGGCTGCTACCACGGGCATGTTGATTCGTTGTTGGTGGCGGCCGGATCGGGTGCGCTGACCCAGGGGACTCCGGATTCTGCTGGCGTGCCTGCGGGCTTTGCCGCCGAGACGATCGTCGTCCCATTCAACGATCGCGAAGCATTGGAGCGCGTCTTTGCCGAGCAGGGAGAGGATATTGCAGCGCTGATCCTCGAGCCGATTCCTGCCAATGCGGGGTTGATCCTGCCTGACGAGGGCTTCCACGCGTTCCTGCGTGAGCTGACTACCAAGAACGGCACGGTGTTGATTTTCGATGAGGTGATGACCGGCTTCCGCGTCGCCAAGGGTGGTGTGCAAGAGTTGGTCGGTATCACTCCGGACCTGACGGCGATGGGCAAGGTGATCGGTGGAGGGCTGCCGGTTGGTGCCTTCGGCGGGCGCGCTGAGATCATGGATTGTCTCGCGCCTCTCGGGCCTGTCTACCAAGCGGGAACACTGAGTGGAAACCCATTGGCAATGGCCGCGGGGCTCGCCCAGTTGCGCGAAATGGAGCGTATCGATGGCTACGCTCACTTGGAGAAGCTCGGAGCGCGTTTGGAAGCCGGGCTTCGCGGGATCCTTGCAGACATCGGTCGCCCGCTGACGCTGCACCGTGTCGGATCCATGTTCTGTTTGTTCTTCAACGAGAAGCCGGTGCGTAACCTGCAGGACTCCATGGCGTCGGATGGGGCTGTGTTCAATACCTTCTTCCATTCGACTCTGGCGGACGGGGTGTACTTCGCTCCGTCGGCGTACGAGACCGGGTTCATTTCCTGCGCCCACAGCGAGGCGGACATCGATCACACGTTGGAAGTCGTGGAGGCGGGCCTGCGCAAGGCGCTACTCTCGTAG
- a CDS encoding transposase: MDATSGQDFSHRRQWVVDRLEAAADSFAIAVYGYAVMENHFHVVLQTKVSRAREWTDREVVDRWLRLYPHTRNDAGDAVGPSDEELAGILSNKEKVALWRSRLSDLGWVMKYVKEPIARASNKEDGVTGVFWQGRFKSQRLDDEGAVAACLVYVDLNPVRARVAATPEQSAFTSVAVRAQAEVAREVVAAAGRAEQPTEEQRAELNCARQAIAGAEWLAPIGSVALDHEHGTWGVSLEEYLALVDVTGRRIRSDKRGAIDPGIAPILERLELDAANWVASVERFGGAWHLVAANLSLLAKAAVRVGRKWFCGRRPAVLMYFSDG, encoded by the coding sequence GTGGATGCCACGTCTGGGCAGGATTTCAGCCACCGGCGGCAGTGGGTGGTCGATCGGTTGGAAGCGGCGGCTGACTCCTTTGCCATCGCTGTCTACGGCTATGCGGTGATGGAAAACCACTTCCACGTCGTGCTGCAAACCAAGGTCAGTCGGGCGAGGGAGTGGACGGACCGCGAGGTGGTCGACCGCTGGTTGCGGCTTTACCCGCACACCCGCAACGACGCCGGAGATGCGGTCGGGCCGAGTGACGAGGAGTTGGCCGGGATTTTGTCTAACAAGGAAAAGGTGGCGCTGTGGCGTTCTCGGTTGTCGGATCTGGGGTGGGTGATGAAGTACGTGAAGGAGCCGATTGCCCGCGCGTCTAACAAGGAAGATGGCGTGACCGGTGTGTTCTGGCAGGGGCGTTTCAAGTCACAGCGGCTCGACGACGAGGGGGCGGTGGCGGCTTGTTTGGTGTATGTGGATTTGAACCCGGTCCGGGCGCGGGTGGCGGCGACTCCGGAGCAAAGTGCGTTCACCAGTGTGGCGGTGCGGGCTCAGGCCGAGGTGGCCCGCGAGGTGGTGGCGGCCGCGGGCAGGGCGGAGCAGCCGACCGAGGAGCAGCGGGCGGAGTTGAACTGTGCGCGCCAGGCGATTGCCGGGGCGGAGTGGCTGGCGCCGATCGGTTCGGTGGCGCTGGATCACGAACACGGGACGTGGGGCGTGAGCCTTGAGGAGTATCTCGCGCTGGTGGATGTGACCGGGCGTCGGATCCGCAGCGACAAACGGGGAGCGATCGACCCGGGAATTGCGCCAATCCTTGAGCGGCTGGAGCTGGATGCGGCGAACTGGGTGGCGAGCGTCGAGCGCTTTGGCGGGGCGTGGCATTTGGTTGCCGCGAATTTGAGTCTGCTGGCCAAAGCGGCTGTGCGAGTGGGGCGCAAATGGTTCTGCGGCCGGCGCCCTGCGGTGCTGATGTACTTCAGCGACGGTTAG